The Labilibaculum sp. sequence TTACGAACCAGTTGAATTTATTCATGAATTCTTAATGGACAAATTGGACTTTAAAAAGGTAAATGAAGTAATTACCATTCACTCAACCTGTACCACCACAAAAATGGGATTAACTCCGGCTCTAAAAACTGTTGCTGAGGCATGTGCACAGCATGTGGTATTGCCTGACGAAGTTGGATGTTGTGGTTTTGCAGGAGACAGAGGTTTTAATTTTCCGGAAGTAAATAAGTACGCTTTGCGAAAACTTCATCCGATAATTGAAAAGGAAAAGGTGATTGCAGGTTATTCCAACAGTAGAACCTGTGAAATTGGCTTGAGTACAAATGGAAGAGTGCCATACATGTCGATTATTTATTTGGTTGATCGTGTAACAACAGGAAAAAACAAGCAAGTTAATTACAAGAAAAAGAAGGCGAAAAAACAGGTGGCTGCAATTTAACATCCTTATTCGGTGGAAGATTGCAAAGGACCGGAATTTTTTTTACAAGCTGAAATGGAAGAGTTTGATTCGATTGCCGTTTTCAGCTTGTAGAAAGATTTTAGGAAGGGATAGTTTGGTTCCTATTTGAAAATAGAAACAAGAAAAAATATGCTGACAGGAGAATATAAAATTTTACACGAACGATTGCTAAAGTCAATTGATAAGAACAGAATGTTTCATGATCCTCTTCATACGCTTGCATGGGAAACCGATGCTAGTTTTTACCGGCTAATTCCTAAATTGGTAGTAAAGTCGAAAAGTGAGGCTGAGGTAAGTTTAATTATGAGGGAATGTCATAATTTAAACATACCGGTTACTTATCGTGCTGCAGGAACCAGTTTATCGGGGCAGGCAATAAGTGATTCTGTTTTGGTGGTTGCGGGAGAGCATTGGAAAAAGCATACGATACTTGATAATGGCGAAAAAATACGTCTTCAGCCAGGTATTACGGGTGCCCGTGCAAATGCTTTGCTGGCACGATATGGCAAGAAAATCGGACCGGATCCTGCATCTATTAATGCGGCAATGATTGGTGGTATTGCTGCCAATAATGCATCAGGAATGTGTTGTGGAACTTCTGAGAATTCTTACAAAACAATCGATTCTATCCGTGTAATTTTGCATGATGGAACCGTTCTGGATACCTCCTGTAAGGAAAGTATTGCTTCGTTTAAAAGTACTCATCTTGACATGCTGAAGGGCATTAGTCAATTGGCCGCAGCTATTCGGAAGAATAAGACTTTGAATGCCCGGATTCACGAGAAATTCAAAATGAAGAATACAACCGGTTACAGCCTGAATGCTTTGGTTGATTACAAGGATCCGATTGATATTTTAACTCACCTTATGATTGGTTCTGAGGGAACCTTAGGATTTATTTCTGAGGTGGTTTACAGAACGGTAATTGAGCACAAGCACAAAGCAAGTTCATTAATGATTTTCCCTGATATTGAGAAAGCCTGCCGGGCGGTTTCAATTTTAAAATCGGAGCCTGTTGCTGCGGTTGAATTAATGGATAGGGCTGCATTGCGTTCGGTTGAGAATGATGTTGGAGTGCCTGCTTATTTAAAAACACTTTCGGTTGGTGCATCTGCTATTTTAGTGGAAACCAGAGCGGGTGATGCTAAAACATTAAACAAGCAGATTGAAATAATTACAAATTCCCTTCGGGATATTCAGGTGGAATTACCCATTGAATTTACTGATGTTCCTGCTGAATTTGCAATGCTTTGGAAAATCCGTAAAGGTTTACTTCCAACAGTTGGCGGTATGCGTAAAGTGGGAACCACTGTTATTATTGAGGATGTTTGTTTTCCGGTACCAAAGTTGGCCGAGGCTACTTTGGATCTTCAGGACTTGTTTAAAAAGTACAAGTATTCGGAAGCGGTTATTTTTGGTCATGCTTTGGAAGGCAATTTACACTTTGTATTTACTCAGGATTTTGGAACCCAACCTGAAATCGACAGGTATGCCAAATTCATGGATGAATTGGCCGATTTGGTTGTTGGCCGTTACGATGGAGCTCTAAAAGCGGAGCACGGTACCGGACGAAATATGGCTCCTTATGTTGAGATGGAGTGGGGTACAGATGCTTACAATCTGATGAAGGAAATCAAGGCCATCTTCGATCCTCATTTTTTAATCAATCCGGGAGTTATCCTGAATGCCGATAAACAAGCTCATTTAAAGGATTTGAAACCTCTTCCTGCTGCTCACGAAAAAATAGATCAGTGTATGGAGTGTGGTTTTTGCGAACCATCATGTGTATCACACAACTTGACTTTAAGTCCGCGCCAAAGAATTGCTGTTTACCGCGAAATTACTCGTTTAAAAGCCTCTGGAGAGACTCCTCACGAGTTAGCCGGTATGGTAAACAATTCGATTACGAGGCCTTGCAAATGTGTGCTACCGATAGTTTGTGTGCGCTTAGTTGTCCTGTGAAAATTGATACCGGCAAACTGGTTAAGGAACTTCGGGCGGATGATGCATCACCAAAAGCAAAGAAATATGCCATGTGGTGTGCCGATAATATGGATAAAGTTCAGTCCTATGCTAAAGTGGGTCTGAATACTGTGAATTTCTTTCACTCCATACTTGGATCAGGCTTGATGGGTGGAATTGCTGGTGGTGTAAGAACTTTATCAGGAAATACAATTCCTCGCTGGACCAAGGCTTTTCCAAAAGGATCACCCAAAATTGTTCCACCTGCAGTGAATAAAAACAATCCTAAAAAGGTCGTTTATTTCCCATCTTGTATCAACAGAAGTATGGGCGTATCGAAAGATTACGACGAAAAGGTGGCTTTGACCATTAAGATGGAGAAGTTGATTAAAAAGGCAGGATATGAAATTATTTATCCTGAGGATTTAAACAACCATTGTTGTGGTATGGCATTTTTGAGTAAAGGCTTTAAAGAAGCTGGAATGAAAAAATCCAATAATTTGGAAGCCGCTTTGAAAAAAGCAAGCAACAACGGGGAATATCCAATTCTCTGCGACATGAGCCCTTGCTTGTATACCATGAAGGAGAATATGGAGTCAAGATTGAAACTATACGAACCAATTGAATTCATAATGGATC is a genomic window containing:
- a CDS encoding FAD-linked oxidase C-terminal domain-containing protein, whose product is MLTGEYKILHERLLKSIDKNRMFHDPLHTLAWETDASFYRLIPKLVVKSKSEAEVSLIMRECHNLNIPVTYRAAGTSLSGQAISDSVLVVAGEHWKKHTILDNGEKIRLQPGITGARANALLARYGKKIGPDPASINAAMIGGIAANNASGMCCGTSENSYKTIDSIRVILHDGTVLDTSCKESIASFKSTHLDMLKGISQLAAAIRKNKTLNARIHEKFKMKNTTGYSLNALVDYKDPIDILTHLMIGSEGTLGFISEVVYRTVIEHKHKASSLMIFPDIEKACRAVSILKSEPVAAVELMDRAALRSVENDVGVPAYLKTLSVGASAILVETRAGDAKTLNKQIEIITNSLRDIQVELPIEFTDVPAEFAMLWKIRKGLLPTVGGMRKVGTTVIIEDVCFPVPKLAEATLDLQDLFKKYKYSEAVIFGHALEGNLHFVFTQDFGTQPEIDRYAKFMDELADLVVGRYDGALKAEHGTGRNMAPYVEMEWGTDAYNLMKEIKAIFDPHFLINPGVILNADKQAHLKDLKPLPAAHEKIDQCMECGFCEPSCVSHNLTLSPRQRIAVYREITRLKASGETPHELAGMVNNSITRPCKCVLPIVCVRLVVL
- a CDS encoding (Fe-S)-binding protein, with the translated sequence MKIDTGKLVKELRADDASPKAKKYAMWCADNMDKVQSYAKVGLNTVNFFHSILGSGLMGGIAGGVRTLSGNTIPRWTKAFPKGSPKIVPPAVNKNNPKKVVYFPSCINRSMGVSKDYDEKVALTIKMEKLIKKAGYEIIYPEDLNNHCCGMAFLSKGFKEAGMKKSNNLEAALKKASNNGEYPILCDMSPCLYTMKENMESRLKLYEPIEFIMDHLKDHLNFKQLDETVSVFAVCSAKKLGVEDKLVDLAKLCAKNVVKPETNCCGFAGDRGFTHSELNDHGLRDLKIQHPAEVKNGYSTSRTCEIGLTLNSGVSYQSIVYLVDRATTAKRK